The following coding sequences lie in one Methylotuvimicrobium alcaliphilum 20Z genomic window:
- a CDS encoding glutathionylspermidine synthase family protein codes for MFRMPIRERSGWRNLAHEYGFHFHTLYGEPYWDETAYYRFTLQQIEKDIEEPSEELHQMCLEVVDRVVDDERLMEKFGIPDIFRDLLRASWKNRQPSLYSRLDFSYDGRNPAKLYENNADTPTSLYESGFWQWLWLEDNVRNGELPRDCDQFNSLQEKLVQRLGSIHASTDGRDFYFSCCKDSEEDRGTVQYLQDCAAEAGIPNRFVYVEDIGQGESGAFTDLEDRVIELIFKLYPWEFMLSEEYGPLLLNSSTQWLEPLWKSILSNKALLPMLWQMFPGHPNLLPAFFEDDVEWSPGLELVKKPLFSREGANVSLYKGGKKLFGTEGPYGKEGFIFQAYYPLPKFGDNHTLIGSWLVDDQPAGISIREDKAIVTQNLSRYLPHVIV; via the coding sequence ATGTTTCGTATGCCCATTCGGGAAAGATCGGGTTGGCGAAATTTGGCTCACGAGTACGGATTCCACTTTCATACGTTATATGGTGAGCCTTATTGGGACGAAACGGCCTACTATCGTTTTACTTTGCAGCAAATTGAAAAAGATATCGAAGAACCCAGCGAGGAGCTTCATCAGATGTGTCTCGAAGTCGTCGACCGAGTTGTCGATGATGAACGATTAATGGAAAAGTTTGGTATACCGGACATATTCAGAGATTTGCTTCGAGCCTCCTGGAAAAATCGTCAACCGAGCCTATATTCGCGGCTCGATTTTTCCTATGACGGCCGCAATCCCGCGAAACTTTACGAAAATAACGCGGACACGCCCACCAGTCTTTATGAATCGGGTTTCTGGCAATGGTTATGGCTTGAAGACAATGTCCGAAACGGAGAGTTGCCGCGAGACTGTGATCAATTTAATTCCTTGCAGGAAAAACTGGTGCAGCGTTTAGGATCTATTCATGCTTCGACCGACGGCCGCGACTTTTACTTTAGTTGTTGCAAAGACAGCGAGGAAGATCGGGGAACAGTGCAATACCTTCAAGATTGCGCCGCAGAAGCGGGTATTCCTAATCGTTTCGTTTATGTCGAGGATATTGGGCAAGGGGAAAGCGGGGCATTTACCGACTTGGAGGATCGAGTCATTGAGCTCATATTCAAGCTTTATCCTTGGGAGTTCATGCTCAGCGAAGAATATGGACCGTTGTTGCTGAATAGTAGCACGCAATGGCTGGAGCCGCTGTGGAAATCGATTCTGTCCAATAAAGCGCTGTTGCCGATGTTATGGCAAATGTTTCCCGGCCACCCCAATCTTTTGCCGGCTTTTTTCGAAGATGATGTCGAATGGAGTCCAGGACTGGAGTTAGTCAAAAAGCCGTTATTTTCTAGGGAAGGCGCCAATGTGTCGTTATATAAAGGCGGTAAAAAGCTTTTTGGCACAGAAGGGCCTTACGGAAAAGAAGGTTTTATTTTCCAGGCTTATTATCCTTTGCCTAAATTCGGCGATAATCATACTCTGATCGGTTCATGGCTGGTTGACGATCAGCCGGCAGGAATTTCGATTCGTGAAGACAAGGCTATCGTCACTCAGAATTTATCTCGTTACTTACCGCATGTGATTGTCTAA
- a CDS encoding YtoQ family protein: MAYTIYLSGETHTDWRDQIIQGIENNDLDIEVLGPITDLNISENIGAEILGPEENNFWRDHKSAKINALRNNHYLGQADLVVVRFGEKYKQWEAAFDAGLAIGMGIPIVVMHDPELTHALKEIDAAALAVTQDSLQVIEILKYISQQ, from the coding sequence ATGGCTTATACAATATATTTATCCGGCGAAACGCATACCGATTGGCGCGACCAAATCATTCAGGGCATCGAAAACAACGATCTGGACATCGAAGTGCTCGGGCCGATTACCGACCTCAACATCAGCGAAAACATTGGCGCTGAAATCTTGGGCCCGGAGGAAAACAATTTCTGGCGCGATCACAAAAGCGCCAAGATCAACGCACTACGTAATAATCATTACCTCGGTCAAGCCGACCTGGTCGTCGTCCGTTTCGGAGAAAAATACAAACAATGGGAAGCGGCATTCGATGCCGGCCTTGCAATAGGCATGGGCATTCCTATCGTCGTGATGCATGACCCCGAACTGACCCACGCCCTGAAAGAAATCGACGCGGCCGCCCTTGCCGTCACACAAGATTCTCTCCAGGTCATCGAGATCCTTAAATACATCTCACAGCAGTAA
- a CDS encoding DUF1820 family protein, with translation MSEKLIYKVVFVNQDQVYEIYAKNVYQGDLFGFIVVEDFVFGEKSAIVIDPSEERLRMEFEGVNRSFIPMHEIIRIDQVKKRGVAKIIAQTDSGKSSGKVSTLYSPDKK, from the coding sequence ATGTCGGAAAAACTTATTTATAAAGTCGTGTTTGTCAATCAGGATCAAGTTTACGAGATTTATGCTAAAAACGTATACCAAGGAGATCTTTTCGGTTTTATTGTCGTCGAGGACTTTGTGTTTGGCGAAAAAAGCGCAATTGTAATTGATCCGTCAGAGGAGAGGCTCAGAATGGAATTCGAGGGTGTCAATCGCTCATTCATTCCGATGCACGAAATTATCAGAATCGATCAAGTCAAAAAAAGGGGGGTGGCTAAGATCATTGCACAGACGGACTCCGGAAAATCTTCGGGAAAAGTTTCGACGCTGTATTCCCCGGATAAAAAATAA